The nucleotide window CTGGCAGATCGATCCCCATCGCGCGGGCGACGCGGGCCGTCTCGCGGGCGGCCTCGCGGGCGACCGCGCCGGCGGGACCGTCGAGCGTCGGGCCGTTCTCCGTCCGCGCGAGCGCCGAGGGACCGTTGATCCCGGCGTTGACCGCGAGCTTCTCGAAGCGGCGCACCGGCATGTCCTCGGCGACGACCGTCTCGATGCCGGCCGCGTCGAAGGTGGCCCCGACCCGGGCGGCCTGCGGGCTGGGACCGCCCGAGAGCGCGCCGACGACGACCTCGCCGATACCGGTACAGGTGACGCGGCCCGGCTCCGCGAACCGGGCTCCGTAGCTCGCGGTGCCGGCGAGGACCGTCGCGTCGAGCGCGGCGACCAGCCGCTCTTCGGTGAGCCCGTTCTGGAGCGAGCAGACCGCCTCGTACTCGCCGGTCGCGAGCGCCCGGGCGGCCGCGTCGGTGTCGTACGCCTTGGTCGTGACTAAGGCGAGGTCGGCGGCGCGGTGCGTCCCGTCGGTGAGCGCGCGCGGCGCGACCCGGACGTCGACCTCGCCGTCGATCCGGAGCCCGTCCTCCCGAATCCGCCGCATGTGCGGGTCGCGCCCGACGAGCGTCACGTCGTGTTCGCGCGCTAACAGCCCGCCCACGAGGCTCCCGAGCGCGCCGGCACCGTAGACGAGCACCTCCATACGCGGTGTATGGGCACGCCCACAGAAAAGGGATGCCGGTGGCGCGCAGCCGAGCGGTCCCGGACCGTCTGTCCCGCCCGACTCAGCCCTTCAGCCCGCTTCCGGTCAGCGGCACGACGACGTCCTCGTCGGGACCGATCTCGCCGCGCTCGCGGAGGGTCCGCAGCGCGGCGGGCGCGACCGCGCAGGTCGGCTCGGTGTAGAAGCCGGCGGCGTGGAGGCGGTCGAGCTCGCGCGTCGCGGTCGCCTCCGTGACCGCGAGCGCGTCGCCGTCGGTCGCGTCGATCGCCGCACGGATCTCCGCCTCGCGCACCGGCTCGGCGATCTGGATCCCGTCGGCCGCCTCGTTGACCGCCCCGGTCGGGTCCGCCGCCTCCGGGCCGTGAAGCGCCCGGACGATCGGCGCGACGCCGGCCGCCTGCGCGCCGTAGAGCCGGGGAACGGCGTCGATCCAGCCGGCCCGTTCGAGCCGTCGGAACCCGCGGTAGACGCCGAGAAAGAGCGTCCCGTGACCGAGCGGCGTCACGACGGCGTCGGGGGCGTCCCAGCCGCGCTGGAGCGCGATTTCGTACGCCGCGGTGGCGGTCCCCTCGAAGAACGCCGGATTCCACGCGTGGCTGGCGTACCACGCGTCGGAACCGTCGTCTGCGAGAGCGGATCCGCCCTCGACCGCGTTCACGCACGCGTCCGTTACGTCCTGCCGGCTCCCCTCGATCCGGACCGCGTCGGCTCCAGCGCGGCGGATCGCGCGGATCTTCGACTCCTTCGCGTCGGCCGGGACGTAGATCTCGGCCCCGATTCCGGCCCGGGCGGCGTAGGTCGCGATCGCGGCACCCGCGTTCCCGGAGGAGTCCTCGACGACGCGCTCGACGCCCAGCTCGCGGGCCCGGGTCAGCGTCGCGGTCGCGCCGCGGTCCTTGAACGAGCCGGTCGGGAAGACGTACTCCAGCTTGAACGACGCGTTCCACGGGTCGGCGTCGCCCTCACCGTCTCGCGAGGGGTCGCGGCTCCCGTCGGCACCTCGCGCGCGGTCGCGCTCCCCGTCGGCGTCGACGAGCGGGGTCATCCCCTCGCCGAGCGTCACCCGATCGCCGGGGTCGTCGCCGACGGCCATCAGGTCGCCGAACGCCCAGAGGCCGTCGCGCGCGTCGAACGACGCGGGGTCGGGCGCGGCCCCCTCCGGGCTGGGCGCGTCGGCGAACGAGAGGGGTGCGCCGCACCGGCAGCGCCACCGGTCGCGGTACGTCTCGCCGCAGTCGGGACAGCGCAGTCGACGGGGAGAACGCGGCTCCCGTTCGGCCGGGTCGGGGGTCCCCATCAGTACTCGTCGACGTTGGTGCCGACCGAGCAGACGTACTCCCCCTGCGCCACCTGCGGGAGCCGGCGCGTGCGCCAGAATATCCCGTCCGCGTCGGCCGTCACGCGGCCCTCCAAGGCCCCGAAGGTGTCGGTCACCTCGAACAGCACGTCGCCGGCGGTGACGCGCTCGCCCAGCTCGCGCTCGAAGCGGACCAGCCCGCCGGCGGGCGAGCCGTACTGGTCGAAGCCGCGGGCGCGCGTCTGCGATTCGAGGGGTGCGTCGCCGTCGAGGAACCCGTAGTGGCGGAGCACGTTGAACACGCCCTCGACGCCGTACTGGATGGACTCCTCGTCCCAGCCGACGCAGCCGCCGAGCTCCGGGTCGATAGTGGGGATACCGTGTTCCGGGCCGGCCCGCGCGAGCTGGCCGTCCGGTCCCTTGATATCGAGGACGTGCCCGCAGCCGAAGACCTTCGCGAGCTCTAGGCAGTCCCCGTGGAGCCGGTGGCGGACGCCGCAGCGCACGCGGCTCTCGTTTATCATCCGGCTCGTCGACCCCTGATGGAGGTCCAAGATGTAGTCGGCGCGGGAGGCGACCTGAAACGTCTCGTGGGCGATCCGCTCGCTCGTCGTCCCGTCCGCGTCGCCCGGGTAGCCGCGGTTCATCTTCCGGTCGTCGACCGGGTTTCGGTGTTCCGCGGCCTGGAACGCGAAGTGGTTCACGATGCCGACGACGAGGACCGACCCGGACAGCTCCGCCGGATCGATCCGCGGAACGACGCGGTTGACGACGCCCAACCCGTTCAGCTCGTCGCCGTCGCTCACCGCCTGAACGTACAGCGTCGGCCCCTCGGCCGCGCCGTTGATCGCGGCGACCGGCAGCCGGACGGGACTCCCGTCCCGCATCTCTCCCACCTCGAGACGGCCCGTGTCCGTCTCGCCCGGAGAGGCGCGGGCCGTTCCCAGCGTTATCATTACGCGAAGGTGGGGCGGGCGGGACTTTATCCGTTCGGTCCGCGGCGATCCGACCGACACAAGCTTTATCGCCGCTATCACACTACGGAGTGGCACGCACCGCCGCGGCGTCGGTCCTCGCGTTCCGATGACCGTCGCGGCGAGTCCCCATGAGCATCGACATCGACCCGCTGCGTGAGACCGACGGCATCACCGTCACGGACCACATCGAGAACACGCAGTTCGAGGTGTACACCGACCGCCCCGTCGACCCGCGCCCCCGCCCGGGGTCTGACCACTACTTCCCCGTGGACGCTAGCGTCGCGGTCGAGACCGGATCGATCGAGATCCCGCGCGTCGCGGTCGTCGAGACGCGGGCCGGCGACGGGACGCTCCTCACGCACGGGGACTGTTACGCGATGCCGGACGGGACGTACCACGTCGGGATCAACCCGGCCCCGACGAAGCTGTACTTCGCCTTCGAGTCCGGGTTCTCCGTCTCGACGACCGACCGGACGACGCGGATCGACCTCGACACGCCCGAGACGGTCGCGCTCGGGTTCCGGTCGCTTCACCAGACCCCCGCGGGGACCATCACCACCCCGACGGACCCGGAGTCGCTGATGGACGCCGTCTCGCTGCTCGGGTCCGCGCTCCAGACGACCAGCCCGGAGCGGTCGTTCCCGACGCTGCGGGGGCATCCGCCGCTCATCGAACCGGGCGAGGAGTTCCGCGTTCCCGAGCGGGTCGAGCCGGTCGACAGCGGGGTCCGGATCGTCGTTCCGCCCGAGTATCGATACCTGTACCCGGTCGTCTCGCTGGCGTACTACTTCGCGGCCGAGGTCGTCCCCGGCGACGCCCCGCGAATCGAGGGCGACGGCTGGACGTACCCGCTCGAACCGGGCTTCGAGGCGCGGACCGCGGAGGTGCTCAGGCAGTCGTTCCACATGGACTGTCTGACCCGTACGGAGGGGTTTTACCCGGTCGACCTCCACGAGCGCGAGACGACCGACCTCGACCTCGACTGGAAGCGGCTGTACGACCTCCCGCTCGCGGAGCGGCTCGGCGAGTACCTCGACGTTCCCTTCGAGGCGGTCGAGCCGGAGCTGCCGCAGTGGACGCTGACGACCGACGTCCGTCCCGACCCCGAGAACGTGGAGATGCTCCCGTTCGTCGCCGGGGAGCTGTCGATCGTCCGCTCGCCCGAGACGGTGACGCCGGCCGACGAGGACGGCGGCATCGGCGTCGGGTTCCTGCGAGCGTCGGCCGACGATGCGCCGGCGGCGAGCGTTCCGCCCGGTCCGAACGGCTCCGACCATCCAGTAAGCGCGGTCGACGAGTTCGGCGGCGGCGAGTTCGTCCGCGGCGGGGCGAGCGCGGAGGCGACCCCGGACGCCGACCCGGTCCCGAACGTCGACCCGGTTCGGGGCGCGGACGCGTCGGCGGACCGCGGCGCGGTGGCGGCCGACGCCGACTTCGTGCGCCCGGAGCCGGTCGACACCGTCGAACACGCGTGGGTCGGCGACGGCGTCCCTCTCGACGCGAACAAGGCCACCCTCGACGCGTACCACCGCCGGCTCGAAGCCGGGCAGGTCGAGCAGTCGCGGATCTCCGTCCTCGTCGTCTGTAACGACGAGCAGATGCGCGAGGAGGGCGACGTCGCCGACCTGTACGGACTCCGCGACATGGTCCAGTTCGACATCGAGGTGCGACACGACCTCGACCGCGGCGAGATGCGCGAGGCGCTCGCGTCCGATGTCGACTTCCTCCACTACATCGGTCACGTCGACGACCGTGGAATGCAGTGCGCCGACAGCTACCTCGATCTGACCGACGAGGACCTCGAAATCGGCGTCAGCGCCTTCTTACTCAACGCCTGTCAGTCGTACCGGCAGGGCGAGGCCCTGGTCCACCGCGGCTCCCGCGGCGGCATCGTCACGCTCTCCGACGTAGCGAACTCGCCCGCGACGAAACTCGGCCGGATCATCGCTCGCCTGATGAACAGCGGGTTCAACCTCCGCACCGCGCTTCACGTCGCGAAACGTGAACTGATCACGGGGCACCAGTACATCGTGGTGGGTGACGGGGCGACGACGATCTGTCAGAGTCGGAGTGGAGGAGCGGTGGTGATAAATGCTAAAAGACAAAATAAACAAGTAAATATATCAACAAATATTTATCCGAATGGTCCGTATGGGGTTGGTACATTAAGCACGCTCAATTTGGAAACAGTCTCTTCAAATTACTACGTACCGGCTGAAATTGAGGCCTTCAACGTCGCAAAGAATGATTTCCAGAATTTTTTGGAATTGGAAACATTACCAATATTTATGAATGAAAGGTTATCTTGGACGGATACTATTTCGTTTAATTAAGGGCCAGGGTTACAAACGGCAGCATTCGCCGCCGCGGGCGCTGCCTGTGTCAACAGCAGCAGTGCGGTGAACAGGACGCCGGCCATTTTCGGGTGCTCTGCCACGTAGTCCGCGACACTT belongs to Halorubrum sp. DM2 and includes:
- a CDS encoding ketopantoate reductase family protein codes for the protein MEVLVYGAGALGSLVGGLLAREHDVTLVGRDPHMRRIREDGLRIDGEVDVRVAPRALTDGTHRAADLALVTTKAYDTDAAARALATGEYEAVCSLQNGLTEERLVAALDATVLAGTASYGARFAEPGRVTCTGIGEVVVGALSGGPSPQAARVGATFDAAGIETVVAEDMPVRRFEKLAVNAGINGPSALARTENGPTLDGPAGAVAREAARETARVARAMGIDLPDGRAVDAVERVADDTAANRSSMREDVTNERRTEVDAIYGAVTDRADRHGVSVPTCRTVGSLIRGWEADRGLR
- a CDS encoding pyridoxal-phosphate dependent enzyme, which translates into the protein MGTPDPAEREPRSPRRLRCPDCGETYRDRWRCRCGAPLSFADAPSPEGAAPDPASFDARDGLWAFGDLMAVGDDPGDRVTLGEGMTPLVDADGERDRARGADGSRDPSRDGEGDADPWNASFKLEYVFPTGSFKDRGATATLTRARELGVERVVEDSSGNAGAAIATYAARAGIGAEIYVPADAKESKIRAIRRAGADAVRIEGSRQDVTDACVNAVEGGSALADDGSDAWYASHAWNPAFFEGTATAAYEIALQRGWDAPDAVVTPLGHGTLFLGVYRGFRRLERAGWIDAVPRLYGAQAAGVAPIVRALHGPEAADPTGAVNEAADGIQIAEPVREAEIRAAIDATDGDALAVTEATATRELDRLHAAGFYTEPTCAVAPAALRTLRERGEIGPDEDVVVPLTGSGLKG
- a CDS encoding succinylglutamate desuccinylase/aspartoacylase family protein yields the protein MITLGTARASPGETDTGRLEVGEMRDGSPVRLPVAAINGAAEGPTLYVQAVSDGDELNGLGVVNRVVPRIDPAELSGSVLVVGIVNHFAFQAAEHRNPVDDRKMNRGYPGDADGTTSERIAHETFQVASRADYILDLHQGSTSRMINESRVRCGVRHRLHGDCLELAKVFGCGHVLDIKGPDGQLARAGPEHGIPTIDPELGGCVGWDEESIQYGVEGVFNVLRHYGFLDGDAPLESQTRARGFDQYGSPAGGLVRFERELGERVTAGDVLFEVTDTFGALEGRVTADADGIFWRTRRLPQVAQGEYVCSVGTNVDEY
- a CDS encoding caspase family protein, whose protein sequence is MSIDIDPLRETDGITVTDHIENTQFEVYTDRPVDPRPRPGSDHYFPVDASVAVETGSIEIPRVAVVETRAGDGTLLTHGDCYAMPDGTYHVGINPAPTKLYFAFESGFSVSTTDRTTRIDLDTPETVALGFRSLHQTPAGTITTPTDPESLMDAVSLLGSALQTTSPERSFPTLRGHPPLIEPGEEFRVPERVEPVDSGVRIVVPPEYRYLYPVVSLAYYFAAEVVPGDAPRIEGDGWTYPLEPGFEARTAEVLRQSFHMDCLTRTEGFYPVDLHERETTDLDLDWKRLYDLPLAERLGEYLDVPFEAVEPELPQWTLTTDVRPDPENVEMLPFVAGELSIVRSPETVTPADEDGGIGVGFLRASADDAPAASVPPGPNGSDHPVSAVDEFGGGEFVRGGASAEATPDADPVPNVDPVRGADASADRGAVAADADFVRPEPVDTVEHAWVGDGVPLDANKATLDAYHRRLEAGQVEQSRISVLVVCNDEQMREEGDVADLYGLRDMVQFDIEVRHDLDRGEMREALASDVDFLHYIGHVDDRGMQCADSYLDLTDEDLEIGVSAFLLNACQSYRQGEALVHRGSRGGIVTLSDVANSPATKLGRIIARLMNSGFNLRTALHVAKRELITGHQYIVVGDGATTICQSRSGGAVVINAKRQNKQVNISTNIYPNGPYGVGTLSTLNLETVSSNYYVPAEIEAFNVAKNDFQNFLELETLPIFMNERLSWTDTISFN